The Candidatus Koribacter versatilis Ellin345 genome has a segment encoding these proteins:
- a CDS encoding sigma-54-dependent transcriptional regulator, protein MDCILLVEDKADLREMLTTALQRMGYAVLPSANVNEALVDLAKQRFSAVLTDLKLPGGSGMDVLSAALDSDPMVPVVVMTAFGTIADAVEAMRAGAFDFIQKPIDLTHLKLLLERAVERQRLMRDNVVLREEYARKMGFPRIIGEHPTMQNSAREMQRIAGSDSTVLLLGESGTGKELFARAIHQLSIRSTQPFVALNCAAMPEGLIENELFGHEKGAFTGANTRKSGKFEMANRGTIFLDEIGELPLNLQSKLLRVLEEHVVERLGSTMPLQLDVRVVAATNRELEQAVEAGAFRRDLYYRLAVFPIRIPPLRERGEDVILIAEHFLAHFRQELKKPRLSLAPDALAALRAHLWPGNVRELQNTIERAAILHDTEVTAADLGLSANLRSAAAVSLGEHSIDMGGSLPEVSAQASRTIEKAKIEATLRECKWNKSAAAERLGISYKTLLTKIHGYGLD, encoded by the coding sequence ATGGATTGCATTCTCCTCGTAGAAGACAAAGCTGACTTGCGCGAGATGCTCACCACCGCTCTGCAGCGGATGGGCTACGCCGTTCTGCCCTCAGCGAACGTGAACGAAGCGCTCGTGGATTTAGCGAAGCAGCGCTTTTCCGCTGTGCTCACCGATCTCAAGCTGCCCGGTGGCAGCGGTATGGATGTTCTCTCCGCAGCGCTCGATTCCGATCCCATGGTTCCAGTGGTCGTCATGACGGCGTTCGGCACGATCGCCGATGCGGTCGAAGCCATGCGCGCCGGAGCATTCGACTTTATCCAGAAGCCGATTGATCTCACCCATCTCAAATTGCTTCTTGAGCGCGCCGTCGAGCGACAGCGATTGATGCGCGACAATGTCGTGCTGCGCGAGGAATATGCGCGCAAAATGGGCTTCCCGCGCATTATCGGTGAGCACCCGACGATGCAGAACTCGGCCCGCGAAATGCAACGCATCGCCGGGTCGGATTCGACCGTATTGCTGCTTGGAGAAAGTGGGACAGGGAAAGAGCTCTTTGCGCGTGCGATCCACCAACTCAGTATTCGCAGCACGCAGCCGTTCGTGGCCCTCAACTGTGCGGCGATGCCGGAAGGTCTCATCGAGAACGAGCTCTTCGGGCACGAAAAAGGCGCGTTCACCGGTGCGAACACTCGGAAGTCTGGAAAATTCGAAATGGCGAATCGCGGCACGATCTTTTTGGATGAGATCGGCGAGCTGCCGCTGAATCTGCAATCGAAGTTGTTGCGAGTTCTGGAAGAGCACGTCGTAGAACGGCTCGGCTCGACCATGCCTTTGCAATTGGATGTGAGGGTGGTCGCGGCGACCAATCGTGAACTGGAGCAGGCAGTCGAAGCTGGAGCGTTCCGTCGCGATCTTTACTATCGACTCGCAGTGTTCCCAATTCGCATTCCGCCCCTGCGAGAGCGTGGCGAAGACGTCATCCTCATTGCGGAACATTTTCTTGCCCACTTCCGTCAGGAGTTGAAGAAGCCTCGGCTATCTCTGGCTCCGGATGCTCTGGCAGCGTTGCGTGCGCATCTTTGGCCAGGAAACGTTCGTGAGCTACAGAACACCATTGAACGTGCGGCAATCCTGCACGATACCGAAGTCACAGCTGCCGACCTTGGGCTCTCCGCCAATCTCCGCAGCGCCGCAGCCGTGTCGCTCGGAGAACACTCAATCGATATGGGCGGTTCCCTGCCCGAGGTTTCCGCGCAAGCCAGCCGCACCATCGAGAAGGCGAAGATCGAAGCCACGCTGCGCGAATGCAAGTGGAACAAGTCGGCGGCCGCAGAACGCCTCGGCATTTCCTACAAGACGCTACTGACCAAGATCCACGGGTACGGCCTCGACTAG